A DNA window from Piliocolobus tephrosceles isolate RC106 chromosome 9, ASM277652v3, whole genome shotgun sequence contains the following coding sequences:
- the MTRNR2L7 gene encoding humanin-like 7: MAAGGFGCLLLLISEIDLSMKRQI, encoded by the coding sequence ATGGCTGCAGGAGGGTTCGGCTGTCTCTTACTTTTAATCAGTGAAATTGACCTATCCATGAAGAGGCAGATATAA